A stretch of the Bacillus anthracis str. Vollum genome encodes the following:
- a CDS encoding TetR family transcriptional regulator, whose product MAKNKQEDIFDAAIQLFAERGYDGTTIPMIAEKAKVGAGTIYRYFENKEALVNSLFTKSVLQLSELIKTDFPVNANIREQFSHTYNRLFEFARQNADAFLFTNSHCDSYFLDEHSNEIFEDFMGFFMDLIEDGIEKGFLRPLPPIALIIIVYQPIEKLIKVMETGQLEYTEELVKELEESCWNAIRII is encoded by the coding sequence ATGGCTAAAAATAAACAAGAAGACATTTTTGATGCGGCAATACAACTTTTTGCAGAACGAGGTTATGATGGTACAACAATTCCGATGATTGCTGAAAAAGCAAAAGTAGGTGCTGGTACCATTTATCGTTATTTTGAAAATAAAGAAGCACTTGTTAATTCTTTATTTACGAAAAGTGTTTTACAGCTATCAGAGTTAATAAAAACCGACTTTCCAGTCAACGCAAATATTCGTGAACAGTTTAGCCATACATACAACCGTTTATTTGAATTTGCAAGACAAAATGCAGATGCTTTTCTTTTTACGAATTCTCACTGTGATAGTTATTTTCTCGATGAACATAGTAATGAAATATTCGAGGATTTTATGGGTTTCTTTATGGACTTGATTGAGGATGGAATCGAAAAAGGTTTTCTCCGTCCATTACCACCAATTGCGTTAATTATCATTGTATATCAACCGATTGAAAAATTAATTAAAGTAATGGAAACAGGCCAATTAGAATATACAGAAGAATTGGTAAAAGAACTGGAAGAAAGCTGTTGGAATGCTATTAGAATCATTTGA
- a CDS encoding GNAT family N-acetyltransferase, protein MNVIRLKEDKFREALRLSEYAFQYKVDEDRLQQQITKMKESHEVYGIMEGENLAAKLHLIPFHIYIGKEKFKMGGVAGVATYPEYRRSGYVKELLQHSLQTMKKDGYTVSMLHPFAVSFYRKYGWELCANLLVCHMTKSDLVMKKQVNGTVKRFNKESHPEEVEKLYETFAELFSGMLVRNEKWWLQAVYDDLTLAIYYDENQTAAGYMLYKIENYKMTVEEFVPLHNEARNGLWNFICQHDSMIKDLEMTVSENEPLLYTLQEPRVKTEIKPYFMGRIVDVEQFLKQYELNWNNVQQEVILHITDSFAQWNNITVRIANHEITIIEEPIDKGIKLDINALSTILFGYRRPLELNELELISGSEEEIRAFESVVPVRKPFIYDFF, encoded by the coding sequence ATGAACGTTATACGATTAAAGGAAGATAAATTTAGAGAAGCATTACGTTTATCAGAATACGCTTTTCAATATAAAGTTGATGAAGATCGATTGCAGCAACAAATTACAAAAATGAAAGAAAGTCATGAAGTATACGGTATTATGGAAGGGGAGAACTTAGCGGCAAAACTACACCTTATTCCATTCCATATATACATAGGCAAAGAAAAATTTAAAATGGGTGGCGTTGCAGGGGTAGCAACATATCCAGAGTATAGAAGAAGCGGTTATGTGAAAGAATTGCTTCAACATTCACTTCAAACGATGAAAAAAGACGGATATACAGTATCGATGCTACATCCATTTGCCGTTTCATTTTACCGTAAATACGGCTGGGAACTTTGTGCGAATCTTCTCGTATGTCATATGACAAAGAGTGATTTAGTTATGAAAAAACAAGTGAATGGTACTGTGAAACGTTTCAATAAAGAAAGTCACCCGGAAGAGGTCGAGAAGCTTTATGAAACATTTGCAGAACTTTTTTCTGGTATGCTAGTTCGCAATGAAAAATGGTGGTTACAAGCAGTTTATGATGATTTAACATTAGCAATTTATTACGATGAAAATCAAACTGCAGCTGGCTATATGTTATATAAAATAGAAAACTATAAAATGACTGTAGAAGAATTCGTACCACTGCATAATGAAGCACGAAATGGTCTATGGAACTTTATTTGCCAGCATGATTCTATGATTAAAGATCTTGAAATGACAGTAAGTGAAAATGAACCGTTGTTATATACATTGCAAGAGCCACGTGTGAAGACAGAAATAAAACCATATTTTATGGGAAGAATTGTAGATGTAGAGCAATTCTTAAAACAATATGAGTTAAACTGGAACAATGTACAGCAAGAAGTGATCTTACATATTACAGATTCATTTGCTCAGTGGAATAACATAACAGTGAGAATAGCAAATCATGAAATAACAATTATAGAAGAACCAATAGATAAAGGAATCAAACTAGATATAAATGCACTATCTACAATATTGTTTGGATACAGACGCCCATTAGAACTAAATGAACTTGAATTAATTAGCGGAAGCGAAGAGGAAATACGAGCGTTTGAGAGTGTAGTACCAGTGCGTAAGCCGTTTATTTATGATTTCTTTTAA
- the aroA gene encoding 3-phosphoshikimate 1-carboxyvinyltransferase codes for MKERTIQPVNNGLNGNITIPGDKSISHRAVMFGAIAEGTTTIKGFLPGADCLSTISCFKEMGVDIVQNGDEVTVVGKGLEGLQEPKAVLDVGNSGTTIRLMSGILANTPFLSCVQGDTSIAKRPMKRVTNPLKQMGANIDGREEGTFTPLTIRGGDLKAIEYTSPVASAQVKSAILLAGLRAEGVTAVTEPHISRDHTERMLEAFGVKVTREGKTVKLAGGQKLTATDVQVPGDVSSAAFFLVAGAIIPNSKLVLENVGMNPTRTGIIDVLEKMGATFTVEPINEGASEPAANITIETSSLKGIEIGGDIIPRLIDEIPVIALAATQAEGITVIKDAHELKVKETNRIDTVVAELTKLGARIEATDDRMIIYGKSALKGNTVNSYGDHRIGMMLAIAGCIAEGKTIIEDAEAVGVSYPTFFEELQKLAK; via the coding sequence GTGAAGGAAAGAACAATACAACCTGTTAATAACGGATTAAATGGCAACATTACAATTCCAGGAGATAAATCGATTTCTCACCGCGCTGTCATGTTCGGCGCAATTGCAGAAGGAACAACAACAATTAAAGGATTCTTGCCTGGTGCAGACTGTTTAAGTACGATTTCTTGTTTTAAAGAAATGGGAGTAGACATTGTGCAAAACGGTGATGAAGTCACTGTAGTTGGTAAAGGATTAGAGGGTTTACAAGAACCGAAAGCTGTATTAGATGTTGGTAATTCTGGTACAACTATACGTTTAATGTCAGGAATTTTGGCAAATACACCATTTCTCTCTTGCGTACAAGGCGATACATCTATTGCAAAAAGACCGATGAAACGTGTAACAAATCCATTAAAACAAATGGGTGCAAACATTGATGGACGCGAAGAAGGAACGTTTACACCGCTAACAATACGTGGTGGAGATTTAAAAGCAATTGAATACACTTCCCCGGTAGCAAGCGCACAAGTAAAGTCAGCTATTTTACTTGCAGGACTTCGTGCAGAAGGTGTAACAGCTGTTACAGAACCACATATTTCTCGTGATCATACGGAAAGAATGCTTGAAGCATTTGGCGTCAAAGTAACTCGCGAAGGGAAAACAGTGAAACTAGCAGGTGGACAAAAATTAACAGCAACAGACGTTCAAGTGCCCGGTGACGTATCATCAGCTGCATTTTTCTTAGTAGCGGGTGCAATTATTCCAAATAGTAAACTAGTATTAGAAAATGTAGGGATGAATCCAACTCGTACAGGTATTATTGATGTTTTAGAGAAAATGGGTGCTACGTTCACTGTAGAGCCAATTAACGAAGGAGCATCAGAACCAGCTGCAAATATTACAATCGAAACATCTTCATTAAAAGGAATCGAAATCGGTGGAGATATTATCCCTAGATTAATCGATGAAATTCCTGTAATTGCATTAGCGGCAACGCAAGCGGAAGGAATTACAGTTATTAAAGATGCACACGAATTAAAAGTAAAAGAAACAAACCGTATTGATACAGTTGTTGCAGAGTTAACGAAACTAGGAGCTCGTATAGAAGCAACTGATGACAGAATGATCATTTACGGAAAATCAGCTCTAAAAGGTAATACAGTTAATAGTTACGGTGATCACCGCATCGGAATGATGCTTGCGATTGCTGGATGTATCGCAGAAGGAAAAACAATAATTGAAGACGCAGAAGCAGTAGGCGTATCATATCCTACGTTTTTCGAAGAACTTCAAAAGTTGGCTAAATAA
- the tyrA gene encoding prephenate dehydrogenase encodes MRKKVVLIGTGLIGGSLALAIKKDHDVTITGYDIFQEQVERAKELHVVDEIAVDLQHACEEAHLIVFASPVEETKKLLHKLASFHLREDVIVTDVGSTKGSIMNEAEALFSKEISFIGGHPMAGSHKTGVESAKAHLFENAFYILTPMHHVPNEHVEELKDWLKGTGSHFLVLNTEEHDYVTGIVSHFPHLIAAGLVKQVEKHAGDNPLIHQLAAGGFKDITRIASSSPKMWSDIVKQNREHLMVLLKEWISEMEDLYDTVSSGDAGEIQNYFADAKEYRDSLPVRKRGAIPAYHDLYVDVLDKVGALAHVTSILAREEISITNLQILEAREGLLGVLRISFQREEDRMKAKLALGEEKYQTYETI; translated from the coding sequence ATGCGTAAAAAGGTAGTTTTAATTGGAACGGGTTTAATCGGAGGTTCTCTCGCATTAGCAATTAAGAAGGACCACGATGTAACGATAACAGGTTATGATATATTTCAAGAACAAGTAGAGCGCGCAAAAGAATTACACGTAGTAGATGAAATAGCAGTTGATTTACAGCATGCATGTGAAGAGGCACATTTAATTGTTTTTGCTTCTCCAGTTGAAGAAACGAAAAAGCTATTACACAAACTTGCGTCATTCCATTTACGAGAAGATGTTATAGTGACTGATGTTGGTAGTACAAAAGGGTCTATTATGAACGAAGCGGAAGCTTTATTTTCAAAGGAAATTTCTTTCATTGGTGGACATCCGATGGCAGGTTCTCATAAAACGGGAGTTGAAAGTGCAAAAGCGCATTTATTTGAAAATGCATTTTACATTTTAACACCGATGCATCATGTGCCAAATGAACATGTGGAAGAGTTAAAAGATTGGTTAAAAGGAACAGGGTCACATTTCCTTGTTTTAAATACAGAAGAACATGATTATGTAACAGGGATCGTTAGTCATTTCCCGCACCTTATCGCAGCAGGTTTAGTGAAGCAAGTAGAGAAACATGCAGGAGATAATCCACTCATTCATCAGCTAGCTGCTGGAGGTTTTAAAGATATTACACGTATTGCATCTAGTAGTCCGAAAATGTGGAGTGATATTGTTAAGCAAAATCGTGAGCATTTAATGGTATTATTAAAAGAGTGGATCTCTGAAATGGAAGATTTATATGATACAGTTTCTAGCGGAGATGCAGGCGAGATTCAAAACTATTTTGCAGACGCGAAAGAATACCGAGACTCTTTACCAGTACGAAAGAGAGGGGCAATTCCTGCCTATCACGACTTATACGTCGATGTTTTAGATAAAGTAGGGGCACTGGCTCACGTTACGAGTATTTTAGCGCGCGAAGAAATTAGTATTACGAACTTGCAAATATTAGAAGCGCGTGAAGGGTTGCTTGGGGTATTACGTATTAGCTTCCAGCGAGAAGAAGATCGTATGAAAGCAAAGCTAGCGCTTGGAGAAGAAAAATACCAAACTTATGAAACAATTTAA
- the hisC gene encoding histidinol-phosphate transaminase: protein MQVKDQLSSLQPYKPGKSPEQMKEVYGDHSFVKLASNENPFGCSPRVLDELQKSWLDHALYPDGGATTLRQTIANKLHVKMEQVLCGSGLDEVIQMISRAVLKAGDNIVTAGATFPQYRHHAIIEGCEVKEVALNNGVYDLDEISSVVDNDTKIVWICNPNNPTGTYVNDRKLTQFIEGISENTLIVIDEAYYEYVTAKDFPETLPLLEKHKNILVLRTFSKAYGLASFRVGYAVGHEELIEKLNVVRLPFNVSSLAQKAATIAFGDDEFIEEIVRVNTEGLRQYESFCKENEIPFYQSQTNFIFLPVENGGEIYEACAHAGFIIRPFPNGVRITVGTREQNEGVISVLQQHFENKKRKSRDEANA, encoded by the coding sequence ATGCAAGTAAAAGATCAACTATCATCATTACAACCATATAAACCAGGTAAATCACCTGAACAAATGAAAGAAGTGTACGGAGATCATTCGTTTGTTAAATTAGCATCGAATGAAAATCCATTCGGCTGTTCGCCACGAGTTTTAGATGAGTTGCAAAAATCGTGGTTGGATCATGCTTTATACCCTGACGGAGGTGCTACAACGCTCCGTCAAACAATTGCAAATAAGTTACATGTGAAAATGGAACAAGTACTTTGCGGTAGTGGTTTAGATGAAGTCATTCAAATGATAAGCAGAGCAGTACTTAAAGCAGGAGATAACATCGTAACGGCTGGGGCAACATTCCCGCAGTATCGTCATCATGCAATTATAGAAGGTTGCGAAGTGAAGGAAGTTGCGTTAAATAACGGTGTATACGACTTAGACGAAATTTCTTCAGTAGTAGATAACGATACAAAAATTGTATGGATTTGTAACCCGAACAATCCAACAGGCACATATGTGAATGACCGAAAATTAACTCAATTCATTGAAGGTATTAGTGAAAATACGTTAATTGTCATTGATGAAGCGTACTATGAATACGTAACAGCAAAAGATTTCCCAGAGACATTACCGCTTTTAGAAAAACATAAAAATATTCTTGTGCTTAGAACATTTTCTAAAGCGTACGGATTAGCTTCTTTCCGCGTTGGATATGCGGTTGGACATGAAGAATTAATCGAAAAATTAAATGTCGTTCGTTTGCCATTTAACGTATCTTCATTAGCGCAAAAAGCAGCGACGATTGCTTTTGGTGATGACGAGTTTATTGAAGAAATAGTTCGTGTGAATACAGAAGGTTTACGACAATACGAAAGTTTCTGTAAGGAAAATGAAATTCCATTTTATCAGTCACAAACAAATTTCATCTTCTTGCCAGTAGAAAATGGTGGAGAGATTTATGAAGCATGCGCACACGCAGGGTTTATTATTCGTCCGTTCCCGAATGGTGTCCGCATCACAGTCGGAACAAGGGAGCAAAATGAAGGAGTGATTTCAGTGTTACAACAACACTTTGAAAATAAAAAAAGAAAGTCTCGAGATGAGGCAAATGCGTAA
- the aroC gene encoding chorismate synthase, producing MRYITAGESHGPQLTVILEGVPAGLTLAAEHINKELLRRQKGHGRGRRMQIEMDTVEIVSGVRHGMTLGSPITLIVKNDDFKHWTKVMGAEPISEKESKEMKRTITKPRPGHADLNGAIKYGHRDIRNVLERSSARETTVRVAAGAVAKQILKELGVEIAGHVLEIGGVKAKHISNLSIEEIQIITENSPVRCLDKTVEQEMMDAIDNAKSSGDSIGGIVEVIAEGMPIGVGSYVHYDRKLDAKLAGAIMSINAFKGAEIGVGFEAARQPGSKVHDEILWDEEQGYTRKTNNAGGLEGGMTTGMPIVVRGVMKPIPTLYKPLASVDIDTKEAFQASIERSDSCAVPAAGVVAESVVAWELAHALVEQFGKDRMELIQQNITQHNKYAKEF from the coding sequence ATGAGATACATTACAGCTGGAGAATCACATGGACCGCAGTTAACAGTTATTTTAGAAGGTGTACCAGCAGGTTTAACGCTGGCGGCGGAACATATTAATAAAGAATTATTAAGAAGACAAAAAGGGCACGGACGCGGAAGACGTATGCAAATTGAAATGGATACAGTTGAAATTGTAAGTGGCGTTCGTCATGGGATGACACTTGGCTCACCCATTACGTTAATCGTAAAAAATGATGATTTCAAACATTGGACGAAAGTAATGGGTGCAGAGCCAATTTCGGAAAAAGAAAGTAAAGAAATGAAACGTACAATTACGAAACCACGTCCAGGACATGCGGATTTAAACGGGGCAATTAAATACGGTCACCGTGATATAAGAAACGTACTAGAGCGCTCATCTGCAAGAGAAACGACAGTTCGTGTAGCTGCTGGTGCAGTTGCGAAACAAATTTTAAAAGAATTAGGCGTAGAAATTGCAGGGCATGTACTTGAAATTGGTGGAGTAAAAGCAAAACATATTTCAAACTTGTCAATTGAAGAAATTCAAATAATTACTGAAAACTCACCAGTTCGATGTTTAGATAAAACAGTAGAACAAGAGATGATGGATGCGATTGATAACGCAAAAAGTAGTGGAGATTCAATCGGTGGTATAGTTGAAGTCATTGCAGAAGGTATGCCAATTGGCGTCGGTAGTTACGTTCATTACGATCGTAAATTAGATGCAAAACTTGCTGGTGCGATTATGAGTATTAATGCATTTAAAGGTGCTGAAATTGGCGTTGGTTTTGAAGCGGCAAGACAGCCAGGAAGTAAAGTGCATGATGAAATTTTATGGGATGAAGAACAAGGATACACGAGAAAAACGAATAATGCCGGCGGTTTAGAAGGCGGTATGACAACGGGAATGCCAATTGTCGTAAGAGGTGTAATGAAACCAATACCTACATTATACAAACCGTTAGCAAGTGTTGATATTGATACGAAAGAAGCATTCCAAGCGAGTATTGAAAGATCTGATAGCTGTGCAGTACCAGCAGCAGGTGTAGTAGCTGAATCTGTTGTAGCATGGGAACTTGCACATGCACTAGTCGAACAATTCGGAAAAGATCGTATGGAGTTAATTCAACAAAACATTACGCAACATAATAAATACGCAAAAGAATTTTAA
- a CDS encoding bifunctional 3-deoxy-7-phosphoheptulonate synthase/chorismate mutase, giving the protein MANHELDQLRKQVDEINLQLLHLLNKRGEIVQKIGEQKQVQGTKRFDPVREREVLDMIAENNEGPFETSTVQHIFKTIFKASLELQEDDNRKALLVSRKKKQENTIVDVKGELIGNGTQTFIMGPCAVESLEQVRQVGQAMKDQGLKLMRGGAFKPRTSPYDFQGLGVEGLQILRQVADEFDLAIISEILNPNDVEMALDYVDVIQVGARNMQNFDLLRAVGKVNKPVLLKRGLAATIDEFINAAEYIIAQGNDQIILCERGIRTYERATRNTLDISAVPILKKETHLPVVVDVTHSTGRRDLLLPTAKAALAIGADAVMAEVHPDPAVALSDSAQQMDIPEFHRFMEELKGFKNKLS; this is encoded by the coding sequence ATGGCAAATCATGAATTAGATCAATTACGTAAACAGGTAGATGAAATTAACTTACAACTATTACACCTTTTAAACAAACGCGGTGAAATCGTTCAAAAAATTGGGGAACAAAAGCAAGTACAAGGTACAAAACGTTTTGATCCAGTACGTGAGCGTGAAGTGCTTGATATGATTGCAGAGAATAACGAAGGACCATTCGAAACATCAACAGTTCAACATATTTTCAAAACAATCTTCAAAGCTAGCTTAGAATTACAAGAAGATGATAACCGTAAAGCATTACTAGTATCACGTAAAAAGAAACAAGAAAACACAATCGTTGATGTAAAAGGTGAATTGATTGGTAACGGCACACAAACGTTCATCATGGGACCTTGCGCGGTAGAAAGCTTAGAGCAAGTTCGCCAAGTAGGGCAAGCGATGAAAGACCAAGGCTTAAAATTAATGCGCGGTGGTGCTTTCAAACCGAGAACATCTCCATACGATTTCCAAGGTTTAGGAGTAGAAGGGCTACAAATTTTACGTCAAGTAGCAGATGAGTTCGACTTAGCGATCATTAGTGAGATTTTAAATCCAAACGATGTTGAAATGGCATTAGACTACGTTGATGTAATTCAAGTTGGTGCACGTAACATGCAAAACTTCGATTTACTACGAGCTGTAGGTAAAGTTAACAAGCCAGTATTATTAAAACGTGGATTAGCAGCAACAATTGATGAGTTCATTAATGCAGCGGAATACATCATTGCACAAGGTAATGACCAAATTATTCTATGTGAGCGCGGTATTCGCACATACGAAAGAGCAACACGTAACACATTAGACATTTCAGCAGTACCGATCTTAAAGAAAGAAACACATTTACCAGTTGTTGTTGACGTAACGCATTCAACTGGACGTAGAGATTTATTATTACCAACAGCGAAAGCGGCTCTTGCAATTGGTGCAGATGCAGTAATGGCTGAAGTACATCCAGACCCAGCAGTTGCATTATCAGATTCTGCACAACAAATGGATATTCCGGAATTCCATAGATTCATGGAAGAGTTAAAAGGTTTCAAAAATAAATTATCTTAA
- a CDS encoding YndM family protein, whose amino-acid sequence MNDFTVVLIKFISCIIAFSIGLALFFPATFVQIISFSLFVTIVSYMFVDKIILNRIGNTGAIMSDFLLTYLSVWIFGNILLDNYMQIAWGSILSAIVFTLSEVIVHRFSSSRTRHHNDNIHINRRFAYGTEFAEEQNILDKDKKK is encoded by the coding sequence TTGAATGATTTCACAGTAGTGCTTATCAAGTTTATATCGTGCATTATCGCATTTAGTATCGGACTCGCTTTATTTTTCCCAGCAACGTTCGTCCAAATTATTTCGTTCAGTCTCTTCGTTACAATCGTATCTTATATGTTCGTTGATAAAATTATTTTAAATCGAATTGGCAATACTGGTGCCATTATGTCGGATTTTTTACTAACATATTTAAGCGTATGGATTTTCGGTAATATTTTATTAGACAACTATATGCAAATTGCATGGGGAAGCATCCTTTCCGCGATTGTCTTTACATTATCAGAAGTAATCGTTCATCGCTTCTCTAGCTCCCGCACAAGGCACCACAACGATAATATTCATATTAATCGCCGCTTTGCATATGGTACGGAGTTTGCTGAAGAGCAAAATATATTGGATAAAGATAAAAAGAAGTAA
- a CDS encoding cysteine hydrolase family protein has product MKKALLVIDVQAGMYTAGMPVHNGEKFLETLQELIGECRSNDIPVIYVQHNGPKDHPLEKGTDGWKIHAAIAPLEGECVVEKTTPDSFHKTNLKEVLQDKGIDHVIISGMQTQYCVDTTTRRACSEGYKITLVSDAHSTFDTEVLRAEDIVKHHNVVFGAFADVVTLKDLKVTASK; this is encoded by the coding sequence ATGAAAAAAGCATTATTAGTAATTGATGTGCAAGCAGGTATGTATACAGCAGGAATGCCAGTACATAATGGGGAAAAGTTTTTAGAGACATTACAAGAGCTTATTGGGGAATGCCGTTCAAATGATATTCCGGTAATTTATGTGCAACATAACGGACCGAAAGACCATCCGTTAGAAAAAGGTACAGACGGGTGGAAGATCCATGCGGCAATCGCTCCACTAGAAGGGGAGTGTGTGGTTGAAAAAACGACTCCAGATTCATTCCACAAGACGAACCTAAAAGAAGTATTGCAAGACAAGGGAATCGATCATGTTATCATTTCAGGAATGCAGACGCAGTACTGTGTGGATACGACAACGCGCAGAGCATGTAGTGAAGGATATAAAATAACGTTAGTGAGTGATGCACATAGTACATTTGATACAGAAGTATTACGTGCTGAAGACATTGTGAAGCATCATAACGTAGTGTTTGGAGCGTTTGCTGATGTTGTTACGTTAAAAGATTTGAAAGTGACTGCCTCTAAATAA
- a CDS encoding GNAT family N-acetyltransferase yields the protein MLFQKDNVSVRYVVEEDAPIISKWLTDPEVLQYYEGRDDPQSVEMVLNHFIHNPNSPEKRCLIEFDDVPIGYIQMYPVDSESKTLYGYEESQNVWGMDQFIGEPTYWGKGIGTKFVKAAITYILSEMGAEAIAMDPKVNNERAIKCYEKCGFKKVKILKEHELHEGVLEDCWMMEYK from the coding sequence ATGCTATTTCAAAAAGATAATGTATCGGTTAGGTATGTAGTAGAAGAGGATGCACCAATCATTTCAAAATGGTTAACAGACCCAGAAGTACTGCAGTATTACGAAGGACGAGATGATCCGCAATCAGTAGAAATGGTACTGAATCATTTTATACATAATCCAAATAGTCCTGAAAAAAGGTGCTTAATAGAGTTTGATGATGTGCCAATTGGTTATATTCAAATGTATCCAGTTGATTCGGAGTCGAAAACATTATATGGCTATGAAGAATCGCAAAATGTATGGGGGATGGATCAATTTATTGGAGAACCGACTTATTGGGGAAAAGGAATTGGAACAAAATTTGTTAAGGCCGCAATTACATACATTTTGAGTGAAATGGGAGCAGAAGCAATCGCAATGGACCCGAAAGTAAATAATGAACGTGCAATAAAGTGTTATGAAAAATGCGGATTTAAAAAGGTGAAGATTTTAAAGGAACATGAACTGCATGAAGGGGTATTAGAAGATTGTTGGATGATGGAATATAAATAA
- a CDS encoding YfzA family protein: MEAKLNKAQPILKRTWFRYLGVFIMVQLLFIICEVTAWTPNFRPGGEFFNRVLNSQFFTEWFTPYKIPHFNVFTAFFAITLLPYALIGAMKDFTTRKNI, translated from the coding sequence ATGGAAGCGAAATTAAATAAGGCGCAGCCAATTTTGAAACGAACATGGTTTCGCTATCTTGGGGTATTTATAATGGTACAATTGTTGTTTATTATTTGTGAAGTAACTGCATGGACACCAAACTTTAGACCTGGCGGAGAATTCTTTAATAGAGTATTAAATTCTCAATTTTTTACAGAATGGTTCACGCCATATAAAATTCCTCATTTTAATGTGTTTACAGCATTTTTTGCCATTACATTGTTACCATACGCACTAATAGGTGCAATGAAAGATTTCACTACAAGAAAAAATATATAG
- a CDS encoding kinase: MSNPIKSTLIILRGNSASGKTTIAKQLQEHFGQGTLLVSQDVVRRDMLRVHDTIGNLSHDLLFEITKYGKGKCEFVILEGILNSRRYGDMLKELIHLFEGNAYTYYFDLSLKETIRRHNTREKRHEFGEDSLQKWYNPHDTIEVTRETIFTDNLTQKDIFDAILNDVMVRK; the protein is encoded by the coding sequence ATGTCTAATCCTATAAAATCAACATTAATCATCCTTAGAGGAAACTCCGCAAGTGGTAAAACAACAATTGCAAAGCAACTACAAGAACATTTCGGACAAGGCACACTTTTAGTATCACAGGATGTTGTACGTAGAGATATGCTTAGAGTACACGACACGATCGGTAATTTATCACACGATTTACTATTTGAAATTACAAAGTACGGAAAAGGGAAATGTGAGTTTGTTATTTTAGAAGGTATTTTAAACAGTCGTAGATACGGTGATATGCTGAAAGAATTAATACATCTTTTTGAAGGAAACGCGTATACATATTACTTTGATTTATCGTTAAAAGAAACGATTCGACGACATAACACAAGGGAAAAGCGGCATGAATTTGGTGAGGATTCCCTACAAAAATGGTATAATCCGCACGATACAATTGAAGTTACTAGAGAAACTATTTTTACAGATAACTTAACGCAAAAAGATATATTTGATGCGATTCTTAATGATGTTATGGTACGAAAATAA